From Granulicella sp. WH15, the proteins below share one genomic window:
- a CDS encoding alpha/beta fold hydrolase produces the protein MAQKIKSATSAKPLHNAPSASTQPLEVINPAWLLGAIAATLLGALFCGYLTLCLLVYQGEWQLLLHPVAGATAPPATLGVSALRFGATEESGQARLSGWWIPAAPGPRDRFTLLVLHDGSGNLAANTRTLEALHATGLNVFAFDYRGFGASDPSHPDEQRMTEDADAALDYLITTRHLSASTILPYGAGLGAALAAHLAARHHELPALLIESPQPDVLGILRRDPRAELVPLSFLFHEHFDLSPLTSLATPKLILTAGPSPVNPAPDADKVDKLARGAASPNLIVHLTPPVKDEAYAEALNRFLDEYLPQGAR, from the coding sequence ATGGCTCAAAAGATCAAGTCCGCCACCTCCGCAAAACCTCTGCACAACGCACCGAGCGCCTCCACTCAACCGCTCGAGGTCATCAACCCCGCATGGCTGCTGGGCGCAATCGCGGCCACCCTGCTCGGCGCGCTCTTCTGCGGTTACCTCACGCTCTGCCTGCTGGTCTACCAGGGTGAATGGCAGCTCCTGCTGCACCCCGTCGCCGGAGCGACCGCGCCGCCCGCCACCCTCGGCGTCTCTGCCTTGCGCTTCGGAGCCACCGAAGAGAGCGGACAGGCCCGCCTCTCCGGCTGGTGGATTCCCGCCGCGCCCGGCCCGCGCGACCGCTTCACCCTCCTCGTCCTGCACGACGGGTCTGGCAATCTTGCGGCCAACACTCGCACGCTCGAAGCCCTGCACGCCACCGGCCTCAACGTCTTCGCCTTCGACTACCGCGGCTTCGGAGCCAGCGATCCCTCGCACCCCGACGAGCAGCGCATGACCGAAGACGCCGACGCCGCACTGGACTACCTCATCACCACGCGCCACCTCTCTGCCTCCACGATCCTGCCCTACGGCGCGGGCCTCGGCGCGGCCCTGGCCGCCCATCTCGCCGCCCGCCACCACGAACTGCCCGCTCTGCTGATCGAGTCGCCCCAGCCCGACGTGCTCGGCATCCTGCGACGCGACCCTCGAGCGGAGCTGGTGCCGCTCTCGTTCCTCTTCCATGAGCACTTCGACCTCTCGCCGCTCACCTCGCTGGCGACTCCCAAGCTGATCCTCACGGCTGGCCCTTCTCCTGTAAACCCCGCGCCAGACGCGGATAAAGTAGACAAGCTCGCACGCGGAGCCGCATCTCCCAACCTCATCGTCCATTTAACGCCGCCCGTCAAAGACGAAGCCTACGCCGAGGCCCTGAACCGCTTTCTCGACGAATATCTCCCGCAGGGGGCAAGATAA
- a CDS encoding Rieske 2Fe-2S domain-containing protein, translating to MAQWVRLCGVAEAPAEGNVMEAEAGERAICLANVGGMLAAVDNLCPHQQGPLGMGWLEGDHVVCPWHSWSFSLKTGEAAAPERARVDVFPVKIEGDEVLVDIEPHGSN from the coding sequence ATGGCGCAATGGGTAAGGCTGTGCGGAGTCGCCGAAGCTCCGGCCGAGGGCAACGTAATGGAGGCCGAGGCTGGCGAGCGGGCGATCTGCCTGGCCAACGTGGGCGGGATGCTGGCAGCGGTGGATAACCTATGTCCTCACCAGCAGGGGCCGCTGGGGATGGGCTGGCTGGAGGGCGATCACGTGGTCTGCCCGTGGCACTCATGGAGCTTCAGTCTGAAGACCGGGGAGGCGGCGGCTCCGGAGCGGGCGCGCGTGGACGTCTTCCCGGTGAAGATCGAGGGCGATGAGGTGCTTGTGGATATCGAGCCACATGGCAGCAACTAA
- a CDS encoding DoxX family protein — protein MVRWLNGFQPWGVFLLRVVLGAAMVSHSWSKVYPAGGLNHGHLLSSVEHFNDYVVHLGLPRWLGYVSTATEFVGGFSILIGLFTRFWSLLTAGDLLVALVLVNLRHGYEASEHTLTLAAIAVMLLLAGPGAASLDRRLGLH, from the coding sequence ATGGTCCGCTGGCTCAACGGCTTCCAACCCTGGGGAGTCTTTCTGCTCCGCGTCGTTCTGGGCGCGGCGATGGTCTCCCACTCCTGGAGCAAGGTCTACCCGGCGGGCGGCCTCAACCACGGCCACCTCCTCAGCTCGGTCGAGCACTTCAACGACTACGTCGTCCATCTGGGGCTGCCGCGCTGGCTCGGCTACGTCTCCACCGCGACCGAGTTCGTGGGCGGATTCTCGATCCTGATCGGCCTCTTCACCCGCTTCTGGTCCCTGCTGACCGCCGGAGACCTGCTCGTAGCGCTGGTGCTGGTCAACCTGCGCCACGGCTACGAGGCGTCCGAACACACGCTGACGCTGGCCGCCATCGCGGTCATGCTGCTTCTGGCCGGGCCGGGAGCAGCGTCGCTGGATCGTCGCCTCGGACTGCACTGA